The nucleotide sequence ACTACGAGCGCTATGTAGTTATCCAAGAAGGTATTAAAGCTGCTGATGGTATCGCAAAAATGGACTTCCTTACTGAGGATGAGTACCTAGATATCATGGATAAACTTCCTAGCGAAAACAGACAATTAGAAGACGACCATCCAGATAAATTTATCGCTAAGATGGGTGCTGAAGCATTAGAAATGCTATTAGCTCGTACTCAATTGGATGATATGGCCGCAGCATTGCGTGACCAAGCTAATAATGATACTTCTCAACAACGTAAGGCGGAAGCTTTAAAGCGTCTTAGAGTAGTTGAGGCATTCAGAGATGCAAGAACAAGAATCGAAAACCGCCCAGAGTGGATGGTAATTCGTATGGTTCCTGTAATTCCACCAGAGTTACGTCCTTTAGTACCTCTAGATGGTGGCCGTTTCGCAACATCAGATCTTAACGATTTATACAGAAGAGTAATCATCCGTAACAATCGTCTGAAGCGTCTGATCGATATCAAAGCACCAGAAGTAATTTTACGTAACGAGAAGCGTATGCTTCAAGAAGCAGTTGATTCATTATTTGACAACTCTCGTAAAGTAAATGCAGTTCGTTCTGATGGTAACCGTCCATTGAAATCACTTTCAGATATGTTGAAAGGTAAGCAAGGTCGTTTCCGTCAAAACTTATTAGGTAAGCGTGTGGACTACTCAGGTCGTTCTGTAATTGTAGTAGGTCCAGAGCTTAAACTTCATGAGTGTGGTCTTCCTAAGAATATGGCAGCTGAATTATTCAAGCCGTTCATTATTCGTAAGTTGATCGAGCGTGGTATCGTAAAAACGGTAAAATCAGCGAAGAAAATCGTTGATCGTAAAGATCCAGTAGTTTGGGATATCCTAGAAAATGTATTGAAAGGACACCCAGTACTTCTAAACCGTGCCCCTACACTTCACAGATTGGGTATTCAAGCTTTCCAACCGAAATTAATCGAAGGTAAAGCAATCCAATTACACCCATTAGTAACAACAGCCTTTAACGCCGATTTCGATGGTGACCAGATGGCCGTTCACGTTCCTCTTGGACATGAAGCTGTATTAGAGGCATCTTTATTGATGTTAGCATCGCATAACATCCTTAACCCAGCCAATGGTAAGCCTATCGCCGTACCTTCTCAGGATATGGTATTAGGTCTATATTATATGACAAAAGGTCGTCGTACAACCGATACTGAAGTAGTAAAAGGTGAAGGTATGACGTTCTACTCTTCTGAAGAGGTGATCATTGCATTAAACGAAGGAACTATCTCTCGTCATGCTTGGGTCAATGTCAAAACAAAAGTATTGAATGACGAAACTAACGAACTTGAAGAAAAGTTTGTTGAGACTGTTGCTGGTCGTGTGTTATTCAACCAACACGTTCCTGAAGAAGTAGGTTTCGTAAACGAACTACTTTCTAAGAAAGCTTTACAGGTAATTATCGCGAAAGTGGTAGATATCGTAGGTATGGCACGTGCTGCACAATTCCTAGATGATATCAAGCATGAAGGTTTCCAAATGGCCTACAAAGGTGGTTTGTCATTCGGTCTTGATGAAATCATTATTCCAAAAGAGAAAGTAGACTTAATTGAAGAAGCGAAAGGTGAAGTAGATATCATCCGTAACAACTTCATGATGGGTCTTATTACTGATAACGAACGTTACAATCAAGTAATTGACGTTTGGACGAAAACAAACAACACGTTGACGTCTACAGTAATGACTCAAATGGAAGAGGATAACCAAGGATTCAACTCAATCTATATGATGATGCACTCAGGAGCTCGTGGTTCAAGAGAGCAGATTCGTCAGTTAGGTGGTATGAGGGGTCTAATGGCGAAACCTCAGAAGAACTTAGGTGGTGCTTCAGCAGCAAACATTATTGAGAACCCAATTCTTTCAAACTTTAAAGAAGGTCTTGACGTTCTTGAGTACTTTATCTCAACTCACGGTGCTCGTAAGGGTCTTGCCGATACAGCCTTGAAAACAGCCGATGCGGGTTACTTAACTCGTCGTTTGGTAGACGTTGCTCAAGATGTTGTAGTAACTGAGGTAGATTGTGGTACTCTTCGTGGATTGACTGTAACAGCATTAAAAGAAAACGACGAAATTAAGGAAGCATTAGCAGATAGAATTGAAGGTCGTACTTCTCTAAATGATGTTGAGCATCCAGAAACTGGTGAAATCATTGTTCCTGCAACGGGTTCAATTACTCCAGAAATTGCTCAGGCTATCGAAGAAGCGGGTATCGAAGAAGTAGAGGTACGTTCAGTACTTACTTGTGAAACTCGTAAAGGTGTTTGTGAGAAATGTTACGGTAAAAACCTTGCAACTGGCGGTGTAGCTGGAAAAGGTGAATCTGTAGGTGTAATCGCAGCACAATCAATTGGTGAGCCAGGTACACAGCTTACTTTACGTACGTTCCACGTCGGTGGTGTGGCATCAAACATTGCGATTGATGCATCATTAAAGTCGAAGAAAGCAGGTAAAGTAACATTTGAGGAAATGCGTTCTGTAAAATCGAAAGATGCGAACGGAGATCCTAAAGATGTAGTAATGGCCCGTACTGCCGAATTGAATGTAATCGACGAAGAAGGTAAAGTAGCTTTCAACGCTCACGTTCAATATGGTTCATATCTTCATGTTAAAGAAGGAGATATGGTTGAGGAAGGTGATGTAATCTCTAACTGGGATCCATTCAACGCCGTAATCCTTGCTCAGTACGATGGTGTTACTGAATTCGAATCAATCGAAAGAGATATTACTTACCGAGTAGAAACAGACGAAATGACTGGCTACGAGGAGAAAGTAATTATTGATACTAAGGACAAGACGAAAAACCCAATTATCCACATCGCTGGTGATAAAGGGGAAACAGTAGCGTCCAACCTTCCAACAGACGCTCGTCTGATTGTTGAAGATGGTCAGAAAGTAAAAGCAGGTGACATTCTAGTGAAGATTCCTCGTTCAGCAGGTAAATCACGAGATATTACTGGTGGTCTTCCACGTGTGACGGAATTATTCGAAGCGCGTAACCCATCATCTCCAGCTGTAGTTTCTGAGATCGACGGTATTGTTACTTATGGTGCGGTAAAACGTGCAAACCGTGAGTTATTCGTAGAGTCACGTGACGGTGTGAAGCGTCGTTACATGGTGAACTTGTCGAAACATATTTTAGTGCAAGAGAATGACTATGTGAGAGCGGGTATGCCACTTTCAGATGGTGCAATTACTCCTGCAGACATCTTGAAAATTAAAGGTCCTACTGCAGTTCAGGAGTACCTAGTAAATGAGATTCAAGATGTATACCGTTTACAAGGTGTAAAGATCAACGATAAGCATATCGAGGTGATCGTTCGCCAAATGATGCAAAAAGTAGTTATCGAAGATAACGGTGATACTACATTCTTGCCAGGTCAAGTAGTAGAGAAATTTACTTTCCGTGAAGAAAACGACAAGGTGTTAGCCATGAAGATCGTTACTGATGCGGGTGATTCTGCAAGATTCAAAGCGGGTGCTTTAATCACATTCAGAGAAATGAGAGATGAGAACTCGAACTTGAAGCGTAGAGACTTGAAAGAAATGAAGGTTCGTGATGCACAGCCAGCTATTTCAAGACCAACGTTACAAGGTATTACTCAAGCGTCATTGGATACGAAATCGTTTATTTCAGCTGCCTCTTTCCAAGAGACAACTAAAGTGTTAAGTGAAGCTTCTATTAGAGGTAAGCGTGACGAATTAGTAGGCTTGAAAGAAAACGTAATTGTAGGACACTTGATCCCTGCTGGTACAGGTCTTCGTGATTATGATTCAATCCGCGTAGGTTCTAAAGAAGAATACGAAGCGTTAATTGATTCTAGAGAAAGACATACTATGCACTCAGGTCTTTAATATTTGCAAGCGGTTTTAAAAAAAAAGCCCCTCCCGAAAGGTGAGGGGCTTTTTTTATGTTAATTGTATTATTCTAATATATCATATAATGATCTAGTTGTAAGGTTATTCTTGATATATCAAATTGTGATGATTGCTATCTCAGAGATAGCCGAGTTATTAACTTTTGTTTTGTATAATTCTAAACGATGTTTTACACCCTTGTTTGAATTATAACTGAATGATCATTTTTGTAAAGTTGCATTTTGAGTAGGTAAATAAAAGTAAATAAAATAAGTGTATTTTTGAAACTTTTACAAAAATACCCTATGTTGATTATTATCATTGTAAAAAATTCATATTTTTATTGTATATTTGCTAAACTATGAATGGAAAACATATCAAATGTTTTAATTATTCATTACAACAAACAGACTAACATAAAAGGTGGGGCAAGTTGCTCCGTTCTATTAGATATTACTATTTAAAATCGCATCGGTATGCTATTTGGAATTTTAAGAGAAAATGATCACCGTGTGTCCGTTACTCCAGAATTAGCTAAAAAGTTTATTTCTGAAGGTCACGAGGTGTGTTTTGAAATTGGAGCTGGGACTACAGCTTATTTTAATGACAGTTCATATACTGCTGTTGGAGCAACTGAAAAATCTAGAGAGGATATTTTAAAGACTGCAAATGTTTTAATCACTCTTGATCCTATTTCTAAAGAAGAAGTAGAGCTATTGAGTGAAGGAACGTTTTTGTTCTCTTCTTTCGAGCCTTTTCAAGACGCATCAATCTGTGAATTGTACGCTACTAAAGGAATCTCAGCATTTAGCTTTGATATGATTCCTAGAACTACTATTGCTCAATCTATGGATGTATTATCATCTATGGCTTCAATTGCTGGTTATAAAGCGGTGTTGAAAGCAACAGAATTGCTTCCTCGTTATATGCCAATGCTTTCTACTGCGGCAGGCACTGTACCTCCTTCAAAAGTATTGATTTTAGGTGCTGGTGTTGCAGGTTTACAAGCAATTGCAACTGCTAAACGTTTAGGTGCTCAAGTAGAGGCTTTTGATACTCGTGCTGCATCTAAAGAAGAAGTACAATCATTGGGTGCGAAGTTTGTTGAAGTAGCGGGAGCTAATGATGATAC is from Flammeovirga agarivorans and encodes:
- the rpoC gene encoding DNA-directed RNA polymerase subunit beta' translates to MAFRKNKKINNDFTSVTVSLASPESILESSHGEVTQPETINYRTYKPEMGGLFCERIFGPVKDWECHCGKYKRIRYKGIICDRCGVEVTEKKVRRERMGHIQLVVPVAHIWYFRSLPNKIGYLLGLPTKKLDQIIYYERYVVIQEGIKAADGIAKMDFLTEDEYLDIMDKLPSENRQLEDDHPDKFIAKMGAEALEMLLARTQLDDMAAALRDQANNDTSQQRKAEALKRLRVVEAFRDARTRIENRPEWMVIRMVPVIPPELRPLVPLDGGRFATSDLNDLYRRVIIRNNRLKRLIDIKAPEVILRNEKRMLQEAVDSLFDNSRKVNAVRSDGNRPLKSLSDMLKGKQGRFRQNLLGKRVDYSGRSVIVVGPELKLHECGLPKNMAAELFKPFIIRKLIERGIVKTVKSAKKIVDRKDPVVWDILENVLKGHPVLLNRAPTLHRLGIQAFQPKLIEGKAIQLHPLVTTAFNADFDGDQMAVHVPLGHEAVLEASLLMLASHNILNPANGKPIAVPSQDMVLGLYYMTKGRRTTDTEVVKGEGMTFYSSEEVIIALNEGTISRHAWVNVKTKVLNDETNELEEKFVETVAGRVLFNQHVPEEVGFVNELLSKKALQVIIAKVVDIVGMARAAQFLDDIKHEGFQMAYKGGLSFGLDEIIIPKEKVDLIEEAKGEVDIIRNNFMMGLITDNERYNQVIDVWTKTNNTLTSTVMTQMEEDNQGFNSIYMMMHSGARGSREQIRQLGGMRGLMAKPQKNLGGASAANIIENPILSNFKEGLDVLEYFISTHGARKGLADTALKTADAGYLTRRLVDVAQDVVVTEVDCGTLRGLTVTALKENDEIKEALADRIEGRTSLNDVEHPETGEIIVPATGSITPEIAQAIEEAGIEEVEVRSVLTCETRKGVCEKCYGKNLATGGVAGKGESVGVIAAQSIGEPGTQLTLRTFHVGGVASNIAIDASLKSKKAGKVTFEEMRSVKSKDANGDPKDVVMARTAELNVIDEEGKVAFNAHVQYGSYLHVKEGDMVEEGDVISNWDPFNAVILAQYDGVTEFESIERDITYRVETDEMTGYEEKVIIDTKDKTKNPIIHIAGDKGETVASNLPTDARLIVEDGQKVKAGDILVKIPRSAGKSRDITGGLPRVTELFEARNPSSPAVVSEIDGIVTYGAVKRANRELFVESRDGVKRRYMVNLSKHILVQENDYVRAGMPLSDGAITPADILKIKGPTAVQEYLVNEIQDVYRLQGVKINDKHIEVIVRQMMQKVVIEDNGDTTFLPGQVVEKFTFREENDKVLAMKIVTDAGDSARFKAGALITFREMRDENSNLKRRDLKEMKVRDAQPAISRPTLQGITQASLDTKSFISAASFQETTKVLSEASIRGKRDELVGLKENVIVGHLIPAGTGLRDYDSIRVGSKEEYEALIDSRERHTMHSGL
- a CDS encoding NAD(P) transhydrogenase subunit alpha, which gives rise to MLFGILRENDHRVSVTPELAKKFISEGHEVCFEIGAGTTAYFNDSSYTAVGATEKSREDILKTANVLITLDPISKEEVELLSEGTFLFSSFEPFQDASICELYATKGISAFSFDMIPRTTIAQSMDVLSSMASIAGYKAVLKATELLPRYMPMLSTAAGTVPPSKVLILGAGVAGLQAIATAKRLGAQVEAFDTRAASKEEVQSLGAKFVEVAGANDDTNAGGYAVEQSEEYKKKQAELINQKIEKADVVITTAQLRGRPAPTLISEEAVKSMKPGSVIVDIASSTGGNCALTEDAKVVKKHDVFIVGNSNLAADISEQASVLFSKNVQNYFKLMLTKEGFNFDFSDEIILQSCIVYKGEVIYGNEAKQQALVPAPQVEETAEA